The Chitinophaga flava genome has a segment encoding these proteins:
- a CDS encoding efflux RND transporter periplasmic adaptor subunit, translating to MNIKTGLGIWMIMMVTACHSRLPEETPANTGTPVTVASPVTGTVEDTVVLNATATFLLKTFVKAVANGFLQTANVKLGQHVSRGQVLFSLKTKEAVNLGNTINRLDSSFRFTGLIPIRATGNGYITQLAYQAGNYVQDGEQLATISDDRSFVFILNLPYELTPYLQDNRMMQLQLPDGQRLAGRLGEALPSVDSVAQTQHYVVRITSRKLIPENLVAKVILIKSRKTGAVLLPRAALLTNESQTDYWIMKLKDSITAVKVPVQKGLEAGDRVEVLSPILTAQDRVLVSGNYGLPDTARVIIINH from the coding sequence ATGAATATCAAAACAGGACTGGGCATATGGATGATCATGATGGTTACTGCCTGCCACAGCAGGCTTCCGGAGGAAACACCGGCCAACACCGGTACGCCCGTTACCGTAGCGTCCCCCGTCACGGGTACCGTGGAGGATACCGTAGTCCTCAACGCTACCGCTACCTTTCTGCTTAAAACCTTTGTCAAGGCCGTGGCTAACGGTTTTCTGCAAACAGCCAATGTAAAACTCGGACAACATGTTTCCAGAGGGCAGGTGCTCTTCTCCCTCAAAACAAAAGAAGCAGTTAACCTGGGTAATACCATCAACCGGCTTGACTCCTCCTTCCGCTTTACAGGACTGATACCCATACGTGCCACTGGCAACGGGTATATCACCCAGCTGGCCTATCAGGCAGGCAACTACGTACAGGACGGCGAACAACTGGCCACTATTTCAGATGACAGAAGCTTCGTTTTTATACTGAACCTGCCCTATGAGCTCACACCTTACCTGCAGGATAACCGCATGATGCAGTTGCAGTTGCCGGATGGACAAAGGCTGGCAGGACGCCTGGGAGAAGCCTTGCCTAGTGTTGATTCAGTGGCACAAACACAACATTATGTAGTACGCATCACCTCCCGTAAACTGATACCGGAAAACCTGGTCGCCAAAGTAATACTGATCAAATCGAGGAAAACAGGTGCAGTACTGCTGCCTCGCGCAGCACTGCTCACCAATGAATCCCAAACAGACTACTGGATTATGAAACTGAAGGACAGTATAACAGCCGTGAAGGTACCGGTACAAAAAGGATTGGAAGCCGGCGACAGGGTAGAAGTGTTGTCACCCATCCTCACAGCGCAAGACAGGGTGCTGGTGAGTGGTAACTATGGACTGCCGGATACGGCCAGGGTCATCATCATTAATCACTAG
- a CDS encoding efflux RND transporter permease subunit: MKQYFVAYRNPIAVMTAIIILGGLFAYGKIRSALFPEITFPKIKIIAEAGQQPVNKMMITVTRPLELAIKQVPDLQTIRSVTSRGSCEIAAFMDWSADIDISQQRISSRIEEIKNTLPPDISIRVERMNPSILPVSGYTLEGTGLSPIDLKYLATYTIKPFLSQVEGVAEIRVIGGKNKEYWVELDRGKMNTLGITPEMIGNALNQTNFIKSNGYLTDYRLLYLTVTDALVSNRQQLENIVISNNGQRIVLLKDIAAVGIREAKEYIKINANGHEGVLIAVIKQPNANLVDVSDRMERQLAVLRKTLPAQVKIAPYYVQADFVQDAIRSVTDSLWVGLLLAILVAVIFLRSAKASFTIMISIPVTLLLTLIVLYTTGQTFNIMTLGAIAAAIGLIIDDAIVVVEQLHRTHEEHPGEPGNMVVHKAIDYLLPAMVGSSLSTIVIFLPFVLMTGVAGAYFKVMTNTMIVTLICSFLVTWLVLPVIYLLLGKKHIPQKLPPGHTLKRQRWVTFFITRPWLSVLLVLVLIIAAVLILPRLETGFLPEMDEGSIVMDYSSPPGTSLEETDRILREVEKIITATPEVAAYSRRTGTQMGFFITEPNRGDYLIQLKKDRRVSTNEVIDKLRQKIEASQPALRVDFGQVIGDMLGDLMTSVQPVEVKIFGNDPQALQVLARQVAAVVKGVKGTADVFDGIVIAGPGINITLNTVALAQYGITPASLQYQLQAAQEGNVAGSVFEKEQLSPIRLVYPGNSRLKVAEIGQLQVFLPGGKLRPVTDFARIEMQGGDAEINRENLQSMGLVTARLNNSGLGTVMKKVDQEIHARIQLPQGYSIMYGGAYAEQQQSFRELLMILITASLLVFGVILFLYRSVQDALIILLVAVLGITGSYIALYITGTPLNVGSYTGLIMIVGIIGENAIFTFLQFHESMLHTEDADEAIVYAISTRLRPKLMTALGAIVALMPIALGIGTGAQLHQPLAIAVIGGFLVAMPLLLIVLPAFMRWRYKR; the protein is encoded by the coding sequence ATGAAACAGTATTTTGTTGCTTACAGAAATCCGATAGCGGTGATGACAGCCATCATCATCCTGGGAGGTCTGTTTGCCTACGGCAAAATAAGGTCTGCGCTTTTTCCCGAAATCACTTTCCCAAAAATTAAAATCATTGCAGAGGCAGGACAGCAGCCGGTCAATAAAATGATGATCACCGTTACCCGGCCGCTGGAGCTGGCTATCAAACAGGTACCGGACCTGCAAACGATCAGAAGTGTTACCAGTCGCGGCAGTTGTGAAATAGCTGCTTTTATGGACTGGAGTGCGGATATCGATATCAGTCAGCAACGTATATCTTCCAGGATCGAAGAAATAAAAAACACGCTGCCACCTGATATCAGCATCCGTGTGGAAAGAATGAACCCTTCCATCCTTCCCGTCAGCGGCTATACGCTGGAAGGTACCGGTCTCTCGCCGATAGACCTTAAATACCTGGCCACCTATACGATAAAACCGTTTCTGTCGCAGGTGGAAGGGGTGGCTGAAATCCGTGTTATTGGTGGCAAGAACAAAGAATACTGGGTGGAACTGGACCGTGGCAAAATGAATACGCTGGGTATCACTCCGGAAATGATCGGCAATGCATTGAATCAGACCAATTTTATTAAGTCTAATGGTTACCTGACCGACTACCGTTTGTTGTACCTGACGGTCACCGATGCGCTGGTCAGCAACCGGCAGCAGCTGGAAAATATCGTGATCAGCAACAACGGCCAACGCATCGTTTTGCTGAAAGACATCGCAGCGGTGGGTATCCGCGAAGCCAAAGAATATATCAAGATTAACGCTAATGGCCATGAAGGGGTGCTGATAGCTGTGATCAAACAGCCCAATGCCAATCTGGTAGATGTGTCTGACAGAATGGAGCGGCAGCTTGCTGTACTGCGAAAGACTTTGCCTGCTCAGGTGAAGATAGCGCCCTACTATGTGCAGGCTGATTTTGTGCAGGACGCTATTCGCAGCGTGACAGACAGTTTATGGGTAGGGCTGTTGCTGGCTATCCTGGTGGCGGTAATATTTCTGCGTTCGGCCAAAGCGAGTTTCACCATTATGATCAGCATACCGGTCACCTTGTTGCTGACGCTGATTGTGTTGTATACAACGGGTCAGACTTTTAACATCATGACGTTGGGAGCCATAGCAGCAGCTATCGGCCTGATCATCGATGATGCGATTGTGGTAGTGGAACAGCTGCACCGGACACATGAAGAACATCCGGGAGAGCCTGGTAATATGGTGGTACATAAGGCTATTGATTATCTGCTGCCTGCGATGGTAGGATCATCCCTGAGTACCATTGTTATTTTCCTGCCTTTTGTGCTGATGACCGGCGTAGCTGGTGCTTATTTTAAGGTGATGACGAACACGATGATCGTTACGCTTATTTGTTCTTTTCTGGTCACCTGGCTGGTGTTGCCGGTCATCTATCTGTTGCTGGGCAAAAAGCATATACCACAAAAGCTGCCGCCAGGTCATACCTTAAAACGCCAGCGCTGGGTGACGTTTTTTATTACGCGTCCCTGGCTGAGTGTATTGCTGGTGCTGGTGCTGATTATTGCTGCAGTGCTGATATTACCAAGGCTGGAAACGGGATTCCTGCCGGAGATGGACGAAGGGAGTATTGTGATGGACTACAGTTCGCCGCCGGGAACTTCGCTGGAGGAGACAGACCGGATATTACGGGAGGTGGAAAAAATCATCACCGCCACGCCTGAAGTAGCCGCTTACTCGCGGCGTACCGGAACACAGATGGGCTTTTTTATCACGGAGCCTAACAGGGGAGACTATCTTATTCAGTTGAAGAAAGACCGGCGTGTTAGCACCAACGAAGTGATCGACAAGCTGCGTCAGAAGATAGAAGCTTCGCAGCCGGCATTGCGGGTGGATTTCGGGCAGGTGATCGGTGATATGCTGGGAGATCTGATGACTTCGGTGCAGCCGGTGGAGGTGAAGATATTCGGGAATGATCCGCAGGCTTTGCAGGTACTGGCCAGGCAGGTGGCAGCGGTGGTGAAGGGTGTGAAAGGTACTGCAGATGTGTTTGACGGAATCGTAATTGCGGGGCCGGGTATCAACATTACCCTGAATACCGTTGCCCTGGCACAATATGGTATTACACCTGCCAGCCTGCAGTATCAGCTGCAGGCGGCGCAGGAAGGTAATGTAGCGGGAAGTGTGTTTGAGAAGGAGCAGTTGTCGCCTATCCGGCTGGTATATCCTGGCAACAGCCGGTTGAAAGTAGCGGAGATAGGGCAGTTGCAGGTATTTCTTCCGGGAGGCAAGCTACGTCCGGTGACAGATTTTGCCCGTATCGAAATGCAGGGCGGCGATGCGGAAATCAACCGGGAGAACCTGCAGTCCATGGGGCTGGTGACTGCTAGACTGAACAACAGCGGGCTGGGTACGGTGATGAAGAAGGTTGACCAGGAGATACACGCCCGCATACAGCTGCCACAGGGTTACAGTATTATGTACGGCGGCGCATATGCTGAGCAGCAGCAATCATTCCGCGAGCTGTTGATGATATTGATAACTGCTTCCCTGCTGGTGTTTGGGGTGATCCTTTTTCTGTACCGCAGTGTTCAGGATGCGCTGATTATTCTGCTGGTGGCGGTATTGGGTATTACAGGCAGTTATATCGCCTTGTATATCACCGGTACTCCGCTGAATGTAGGGAGTTATACCGGTCTGATCATGATTGTGGGGATTATCGGGGAGAATGCCATTTTTACTTTTTTACAGTTCCATGAGTCGATGCTTCATACGGAAGATGCAGATGAGGCTATTGTGTACGCTATTTCCACGCGGCTGCGTCCC